Proteins encoded by one window of Kribbella italica:
- a CDS encoding TrbC/VirB2 family protein — MLAKYIYLLVPLREELPDEVTTKVNTVVDWVTTVAITICILGVVIAGAMMAIGQRRGEGGEHAARLGWVLAGCIVIGAASALVKAIV, encoded by the coding sequence ATGTTGGCTAAGTACATCTACCTCCTCGTCCCGCTCCGCGAGGAGCTGCCGGACGAGGTCACCACCAAGGTCAACACGGTGGTCGACTGGGTGACCACCGTCGCGATCACGATCTGCATCCTCGGTGTGGTCATCGCCGGCGCCATGATGGCGATCGGCCAGCGCCGCGGTGAGGGCGGCGAGCACGCGGCCCGCCTCGGCTGGGTCCTCGCGGGCTGCATCGTGATCGGAGCGGCCTCGGCGCTGGTCAAGGCCATCGTCTAG
- a CDS encoding DUF6668 family protein, translating into MTQPQQNPWTTQQPLPPGPQQPASGPVAETGPRGPSAPQHGVPAPAEDQRLPKFAIPAADTLWWVGVHGGAGESTMSLLLPGTRAAGHRWPIPPPPVPTPVVLVARTNGSGLRAAQRAAIEWASGVVQGVAVLGLVLIADAPGRLPRVLDDFADIVGGGVPRVWDIPWIEEWRRGEDPTPDNTPDEVFEVLESIYALRASQPADYPAPY; encoded by the coding sequence ATGACGCAACCGCAGCAGAACCCGTGGACGACGCAGCAGCCGCTGCCGCCCGGGCCGCAGCAGCCCGCGTCAGGCCCTGTCGCGGAGACTGGCCCCCGTGGACCGTCGGCCCCGCAGCACGGTGTGCCCGCGCCCGCCGAGGACCAGCGGCTGCCCAAGTTCGCCATCCCCGCCGCCGACACCTTGTGGTGGGTCGGCGTGCACGGCGGCGCGGGGGAGTCGACGATGTCGCTGCTGCTGCCCGGGACGCGCGCGGCCGGTCACCGCTGGCCGATCCCGCCGCCGCCGGTGCCGACCCCGGTCGTGCTGGTCGCGCGAACGAACGGATCGGGCTTGCGCGCGGCGCAGCGCGCGGCGATCGAGTGGGCCTCGGGTGTGGTGCAGGGCGTCGCCGTCCTGGGCCTGGTGCTGATCGCCGACGCCCCCGGCCGGCTGCCGCGGGTGCTGGACGACTTCGCCGACATCGTCGGCGGTGGTGTTCCCAGAGTGTGGGACATCCCCTGGATCGAGGAGTGGCGAAGGGGGGAAGATCCCACGCCTGACAACACCCCCGACGAGGTTTTCGAAGTTCTCGAATCCATTTACGCTCTTCGCGCGTCACAACCAGCGGACTACCCCGCCCCGTACTGA
- the rplI gene encoding 50S ribosomal protein L9, whose translation MKLILAQEVEGLGNPGDIVEVKDGYGRNYLVPRGLAIGWTRGAEKQITSIKRARDARAIQGKEHASKVKNQLEQLGVTLDVKAGDTGRLFGSVTPADVAGAIKSAGGPLVEKRAITIGSPIKTTGKHQVSIQLHPEVAATVRLDVVAV comes from the coding sequence ATGAAGCTCATCCTTGCGCAGGAGGTCGAAGGCCTCGGTAACCCCGGCGACATCGTCGAGGTGAAGGACGGCTACGGCCGCAACTACCTGGTTCCGCGCGGGCTGGCCATCGGCTGGACCCGTGGGGCCGAGAAGCAGATCACGTCGATCAAGCGGGCGCGTGACGCCCGGGCGATCCAGGGCAAGGAGCACGCGAGCAAGGTCAAGAACCAGCTCGAGCAGCTCGGCGTCACGCTGGACGTGAAGGCCGGCGACACCGGCCGCCTGTTCGGATCGGTCACCCCGGCGGACGTCGCCGGCGCGATCAAGTCCGCCGGCGGCCCGCTGGTCGAGAAGCGCGCGATCACGATCGGTTCGCCGATCAAGACCACGGGCAAGCACCAGGTCTCGATCCAGCTGCACCCCGAGGTGGCCGCCACGGTCCGCCTCGACGTCGTCGCGGTCTGA
- the rpsR gene encoding 30S ribosomal protein S18, protein MAKIIRKPKKKVCGFCKDKATYVDYKDTALLRKFISDRGKIRARRVTGNCVQHQRDVATAIKNAREVALLPYTSTAR, encoded by the coding sequence ATGGCCAAAATTATCCGGAAGCCGAAGAAGAAGGTCTGCGGCTTCTGCAAGGACAAGGCGACGTACGTCGACTACAAGGACACGGCGCTGCTGCGCAAGTTCATCTCGGACCGCGGCAAGATCCGCGCCCGCCGGGTGACCGGGAACTGCGTGCAGCACCAGCGCGACGTCGCCACCGCCATCAAGAACGCTCGTGAGGTGGCGCTGCTGCCGTACACGAGCACGGCTCGCTGA
- a CDS encoding single-stranded DNA-binding protein, with translation MAGETVVTLVGNLVDDPELRFTPSGAAVANFRVASTPRTYDRQSGEWKDGESLFLSCSVWRQAAENVAESLQRGMRVIVQGRLKSRSYDDREGQKRTVFEIDVDEVGPSLRSATAKVTRASRSGGGEGGGGNFGGGGGGNSGGGFGGGGNQAPQNDPWAAPQGGGGGGGQPAAAQQNDPWASQGGGSMEEPPF, from the coding sequence ATGGCAGGCGAAACCGTCGTCACACTGGTCGGCAATCTTGTCGACGACCCTGAACTGCGGTTCACCCCGTCCGGGGCGGCCGTCGCGAACTTCCGAGTCGCGTCGACACCACGGACGTACGACCGGCAGTCCGGTGAGTGGAAGGACGGCGAGTCGCTGTTCCTGAGCTGCTCCGTCTGGCGGCAGGCCGCCGAGAACGTGGCCGAGTCGCTGCAGCGCGGTATGCGCGTGATCGTGCAGGGCCGGCTCAAGTCGCGCTCGTACGACGACCGTGAGGGCCAGAAGCGCACGGTCTTCGAGATCGACGTCGACGAGGTCGGTCCGTCACTGCGCAGCGCCACCGCCAAGGTGACCCGGGCCTCGCGCTCGGGCGGCGGCGAAGGCGGCGGCGGCAACTTCGGTGGTGGCGGTGGCGGAAACTCCGGTGGTGGGTTCGGCGGTGGCGGCAACCAGGCCCCGCAGAACGACCCCTGGGCCGCCCCGCAGGGTGGAGGCGGTGGCGGCGGACAGCCGGCCGCCGCTCAGCAGAACGACCCCTGGGCGAGCCAGGGCGGCGGTTCCATGGAGGAGCCTCCGTTCTGA
- the rpsF gene encoding 30S ribosomal protein S6 translates to MRRYEVMVILDPELEERTVEPSLDTYLNIVRKEGGTVEKVDIWGRRKLAYDVKKKAEGIYAVIDLTAEPAVVKELDRQLTLNESILRTKVLRPDQR, encoded by the coding sequence ATGCGTCGTTACGAAGTCATGGTGATCCTCGACCCTGAGCTCGAAGAGCGCACCGTCGAGCCGTCGCTCGACACGTACCTGAACATCGTCCGCAAGGAAGGTGGAACGGTCGAGAAGGTCGACATCTGGGGCCGTCGCAAGCTTGCTTACGACGTCAAGAAGAAGGCCGAAGGCATCTACGCCGTCATCGACCTGACCGCCGAGCCGGCCGTGGTGAAGGAGCTCGACCGTCAGCTCACGCTGAACGAGTCGATCCTGCGCACCAAGGTCCTCCGGCCGGACCAGCGCTGA
- a CDS encoding DUF4241 domain-containing protein: MISPDNFRALRPGPVQVDGRTWTLTVHDLGVLRVPSGRLEASDPFVTLAEGPVLDVPPGEHPALVTVADVSEAQDGSHLREAYLSLRLADGEVAAVEAATGPDDKLGEGEFWMVGVDAGTVAFADAEAVRTKMPDGDWYEDLFDNGRDDSWFALMDSAHHLRPGAANIVLPLATAGENVVLTHSGWGDGAYPVVRTVDTEGRVLGIHIDLLVVEPESDG; this comes from the coding sequence ATGATCAGTCCCGACAACTTCCGGGCGTTGCGCCCCGGCCCGGTGCAGGTCGACGGACGCACCTGGACGCTCACCGTGCACGACCTCGGCGTACTGCGGGTTCCGAGCGGCCGGCTCGAGGCCAGCGACCCGTTCGTCACGCTCGCCGAAGGGCCGGTGCTGGACGTGCCGCCCGGGGAGCATCCGGCGCTCGTCACCGTCGCGGACGTGTCGGAGGCGCAGGACGGCAGCCACCTGCGCGAGGCGTACCTGTCGCTTCGCCTGGCCGACGGCGAGGTCGCCGCGGTCGAAGCCGCCACCGGGCCCGACGACAAGCTCGGCGAGGGCGAGTTCTGGATGGTCGGCGTGGACGCGGGCACCGTCGCGTTCGCCGATGCCGAGGCCGTCCGGACCAAGATGCCGGACGGAGACTGGTACGAGGACCTGTTCGACAACGGCCGGGACGACAGCTGGTTCGCGCTGATGGACTCGGCCCACCACTTGCGGCCGGGGGCCGCGAACATCGTGCTCCCACTGGCCACCGCCGGCGAGAACGTGGTGCTCACCCACTCCGGCTGGGGCGACGGCGCCTATCCCGTCGTACGGACCGTGGACACCGAAGGGCGCGTCCTCGGCATCCACATCGACCTGCTCGTCGTCGAACCGGAGAGCGACGGCTGA
- a CDS encoding deoxyribonuclease IV yields MSFQLGAHVDQEDPLAEAADRGADLVQFFLGNPQDYKAPKLAYADGEEALRERAEAAGVALYVHAPYRLNVANTNNRIRIPSRKLLQQTLDKSAEIGVKGVIVHGGHVGDEDDPEAGFDNWRKCVERAELPVPLLIENTAGGENAMARQLERIERLWEAVQASGNDRLENVGFCLDTCHFHAAGEELPTIVEKVLAITGRIDLVHANGSRDEFGSGADRHSNFEQGHIDPADIVAVVKAAGAPVVVETPNTDNGQKADLDYLRAHLS; encoded by the coding sequence ATGAGTTTTCAGCTTGGGGCGCACGTCGATCAGGAAGACCCGCTGGCCGAGGCGGCTGACCGGGGAGCCGACCTGGTGCAGTTCTTCCTGGGCAACCCGCAGGACTACAAGGCGCCGAAGCTGGCGTACGCCGACGGCGAGGAGGCCTTGCGCGAGCGGGCCGAGGCCGCCGGCGTCGCGCTGTACGTGCACGCGCCGTACCGGCTGAACGTGGCGAACACGAACAACCGGATCCGGATCCCGAGCCGCAAGCTGCTGCAGCAGACGCTCGACAAGTCCGCCGAGATCGGCGTCAAGGGCGTGATCGTGCACGGCGGGCACGTCGGCGACGAGGACGACCCCGAGGCCGGCTTCGACAACTGGCGCAAGTGCGTCGAGCGGGCCGAGCTGCCGGTGCCGCTGCTGATCGAGAACACGGCCGGCGGCGAGAACGCGATGGCCCGGCAGCTGGAGCGGATCGAGCGGCTGTGGGAGGCGGTGCAGGCCTCGGGCAACGACCGGCTGGAGAACGTCGGCTTCTGCCTCGACACCTGCCACTTCCACGCGGCCGGCGAGGAGCTGCCGACGATCGTCGAGAAGGTGCTCGCGATCACCGGCCGGATCGATCTCGTGCACGCCAACGGCTCGCGGGACGAGTTCGGCTCGGGTGCCGACCGGCACAGCAACTTCGAGCAGGGCCACATCGACCCGGCCGACATCGTCGCGGTGGTGAAGGCCGCCGGCGCACCGGTCGTCGTCGAGACGCCGAACACCGACAACGGCCAGAAGGCCGACCTCGACTACCTGCGGGCCCACCTCAGCTGA
- a CDS encoding MFS transporter: protein MPSLGVDFRRLWIAYTVSAAGSAVGFGALPLIAVLVLDVSTFQVALLAALSAVAGAALAVPMGDFIEQRHKRPVMIAADLVRFAVLISIPVAAVLDVLTYGQLCVVGILHAAALIAFTAASGAHLKALVPVDQRTEANGRFEQSTWITLSIGPPIGGALIGLIGATFTLALDALSFLLSAFGISRIRHPEPVPAKRNDRRDLTAGWRYIWRQRGLRVLFLNSQFFGGPVMMTSPLLAVFMLRDLGMPAWQYGLVLGLPCAGGVLGAWLAPRLTRRLGLHRMLLVFGVLRAPWLLLFPLATPGTDGLILLIVADTGLLIAAGAFNPSFATYRMEVTEDRYMARVFTSWSITSRAVQPAFMAVGGALAGVIGLRPTLLVAGIGCLVSAAVLPWRSAAHAEPVPETA from the coding sequence ATGCCGTCGCTGGGTGTGGACTTCCGTCGTCTCTGGATCGCCTACACGGTGAGCGCCGCGGGCAGTGCGGTCGGTTTCGGTGCGCTGCCGCTGATCGCGGTGCTCGTGCTCGACGTCAGCACCTTCCAGGTCGCGTTGCTGGCCGCCCTGTCGGCGGTCGCGGGCGCGGCGCTCGCGGTGCCGATGGGCGACTTCATCGAGCAGCGGCACAAGCGGCCGGTGATGATCGCCGCGGACCTCGTGCGCTTCGCCGTACTGATCAGCATCCCGGTCGCCGCCGTGCTCGACGTGCTGACGTACGGGCAGCTCTGTGTCGTCGGCATCCTGCACGCCGCCGCGTTGATCGCCTTCACCGCGGCCAGCGGCGCGCACCTCAAGGCGCTCGTCCCGGTCGACCAGCGGACCGAGGCGAACGGCCGGTTCGAGCAGTCCACGTGGATCACGCTCAGCATCGGCCCGCCGATCGGCGGTGCGCTGATCGGCCTGATCGGTGCGACGTTCACGCTCGCGCTCGACGCGCTCTCGTTCCTGCTCTCGGCGTTCGGCATCAGCCGGATCCGCCACCCGGAGCCGGTCCCGGCGAAGCGGAACGACCGGCGCGACCTCACCGCGGGCTGGCGCTACATCTGGCGGCAGCGCGGTCTGCGGGTGCTCTTCCTCAACTCCCAGTTCTTCGGCGGTCCGGTGATGATGACGTCGCCGTTGCTCGCGGTGTTCATGCTGCGTGACCTCGGGATGCCGGCCTGGCAGTACGGGCTGGTCCTCGGCCTGCCCTGTGCCGGCGGCGTGCTCGGAGCCTGGCTGGCGCCGCGGCTGACCCGGCGGCTCGGGCTGCACCGGATGCTGCTCGTGTTCGGCGTACTGCGGGCGCCCTGGCTGCTGCTGTTCCCGCTGGCGACGCCCGGGACCGACGGGCTGATCCTGCTGATCGTGGCGGACACCGGTCTGCTCATCGCGGCCGGTGCGTTCAACCCGTCGTTCGCGACGTACCGGATGGAGGTGACCGAGGACCGCTACATGGCCAGGGTCTTCACCTCCTGGTCGATCACCTCGCGGGCCGTGCAGCCGGCGTTCATGGCGGTCGGCGGAGCGCTGGCCGGTGTGATCGGCTTGCGGCCGACGCTCCTGGTCGCCGGGATCGGCTGCCTGGTCAGCGCTGCCGTCCTGCCCTGGCGGAGCGCCGCCCATGCCGAGCCAGTGCCGGAGACTGCCTGA
- a CDS encoding SDR family oxidoreductase gives MLAAALGPEVRVNAVAPGLVDTPLTATWTEAQELWRTRSPMGRAARPEDVADLIAAVVADKYLTGEVILLDGGLNLR, from the coding sequence CTGCTCGCGGCGGCGCTCGGGCCGGAGGTTCGGGTCAACGCCGTCGCGCCGGGGCTGGTCGACACTCCGCTGACGGCGACCTGGACCGAGGCCCAGGAGTTGTGGAGAACCCGCAGCCCGATGGGTCGGGCCGCGCGGCCCGAGGACGTGGCCGACCTGATCGCGGCCGTCGTCGCCGACAAGTACCTGACCGGCGAGGTGATCCTGCTCGACGGCGGTCTCAACCTCCGCTGA
- a CDS encoding glycoside hydrolase family 27 protein encodes MTLRKVVSFAAIVPLLAFAVAAPAEAKAPHPQPFMGWSSWSIGSTKAPGYGGDWMDEARIRKTADTMAAKLKPAGYRYINLDAEWSKTRGDWQANSDANGIPSADPVRFPNGIKPVADYVHRKGLKLGIYGAIGLEKKIYDNNVPIAGTNCTVQQIVVLPLTTANKWDDNWMIDYSKPCAQKYIDSVVKKFASWGVDFLKIDGILPSSVAEMAAYSKAIDRTGRKIWLSGSAWPVDIAAAEGLRPSVNGVRIDTDIECYCDTTATWESSVDNRWEDLPNWLPHLRSNYLGDLDSMPIVNNTGTGLQDGISDTERQSVMTFWSMASSPLYVGGDLQNLDDQAVSILTNPEVIALDQSAVLPTRVSGGELQVWKKVVHGRTYAAVYNLGSTPADIKVDFKALGTGRLHTVRDLVARKNLGWSWGSWTAEDVPAHGSRLIRIG; translated from the coding sequence ATGACCCTCCGAAAAGTCGTCAGTTTCGCAGCAATCGTCCCGCTGCTGGCCTTCGCCGTCGCGGCGCCGGCTGAGGCGAAGGCACCGCATCCGCAGCCCTTCATGGGATGGAGCAGCTGGAGCATCGGTTCGACCAAGGCACCCGGGTACGGCGGTGACTGGATGGACGAGGCCCGGATCAGGAAGACCGCGGACACGATGGCGGCCAAGCTCAAGCCCGCCGGGTACCGCTACATCAACCTCGACGCCGAGTGGAGCAAGACCCGCGGCGACTGGCAGGCCAACAGCGACGCCAACGGGATCCCGAGTGCCGACCCGGTCCGCTTCCCGAACGGCATCAAGCCGGTCGCCGACTACGTGCACCGCAAGGGCCTGAAGCTCGGGATCTACGGCGCGATCGGCCTGGAGAAGAAGATCTACGACAACAACGTGCCGATCGCGGGCACGAACTGCACGGTCCAGCAGATCGTCGTCCTGCCGCTGACCACGGCGAACAAGTGGGACGACAACTGGATGATCGACTACAGCAAGCCGTGCGCGCAGAAGTACATCGACTCGGTGGTCAAGAAGTTCGCCTCCTGGGGCGTCGACTTCCTCAAGATCGACGGGATCCTGCCGTCGAGCGTGGCCGAGATGGCGGCGTACTCGAAGGCGATCGACAGGACCGGCCGGAAGATCTGGCTCAGCGGCAGCGCCTGGCCGGTCGACATCGCGGCCGCCGAGGGCCTGCGGCCGTCGGTGAACGGCGTCCGGATCGACACCGACATCGAGTGCTACTGCGACACCACGGCGACCTGGGAGAGCTCGGTCGACAACCGCTGGGAGGACCTGCCGAACTGGCTGCCGCACCTGCGGTCGAACTACCTCGGCGACCTCGACTCGATGCCGATCGTCAACAACACCGGCACCGGACTGCAGGACGGCATCAGCGACACCGAGCGGCAGTCCGTGATGACGTTCTGGTCGATGGCGTCGTCTCCCCTGTACGTCGGGGGCGACCTGCAGAACCTCGACGACCAGGCCGTGAGCATCCTCACCAACCCCGAGGTGATCGCGCTCGACCAGTCCGCCGTACTGCCGACCCGCGTCAGCGGCGGCGAGCTGCAGGTCTGGAAGAAGGTCGTGCACGGCAGGACGTACGCCGCGGTCTACAACCTCGGCTCCACCCCGGCCGACATCAAGGTCGACTTCAAGGCGCTCGGCACAGGCCGCCTGCACACCGTCCGTGACCTGGTGGCGCGGAAGAACCTGGGCTGGTCCTGGGGCAGCTGGACCGCCGAGGACGTGCCCGCGCACGGCTCCCGGCTGATCCGGATCGGCTGA
- a CDS encoding peptidoglycan bridge formation glycyltransferase FemA/FemB family protein, producing MSDLSIRTISADEHAAYLAAQPSASFLQTPGWAAVKSEWKAESLGWYDPSNPGELVGVALVLYRQMPKVKRYLAYLPEGPVIDWDAIDLGRFLRPLAAHTAEQGAFGLRMGPPVATRRWTAKTIKDAIAGGQQPKLGDVRADVIEPSGATVAAQLRALGWKAPKSGEGFAAGQPQYVFQVPLAGRSQDDLLKGMNQLWRRNIKKADKLGVEVTLGTPEDLKAFHQLYVETAERDHFTPRPLPYFVKMQAAMANQPADVCDFRLYNAYHEGDLVASTIWVRVGGHSWYSYGASSTAKRDVRGSNAIQWRMMSDALSAGATVYDLRGITDTLDPNDSHVGLIQFKVGTGGEAVEYVGEWDLPLNKALYTAFDLYMRRR from the coding sequence GTGAGTGACTTGAGCATCCGGACCATCTCGGCCGACGAGCACGCCGCCTACCTGGCGGCCCAGCCGTCGGCGAGCTTCCTGCAGACCCCGGGCTGGGCGGCGGTGAAGAGCGAGTGGAAGGCCGAGTCGCTCGGCTGGTACGACCCGTCGAACCCGGGCGAGCTGGTCGGCGTCGCGCTGGTGCTCTACCGGCAGATGCCGAAGGTGAAGCGCTACCTGGCGTACCTGCCCGAGGGCCCGGTGATCGACTGGGACGCGATCGACCTCGGCCGCTTCCTGCGCCCGCTCGCGGCGCACACGGCGGAGCAGGGCGCGTTCGGGCTGCGGATGGGTCCGCCGGTCGCGACCCGGCGGTGGACCGCGAAGACGATCAAGGACGCGATCGCCGGTGGCCAGCAGCCGAAGCTGGGTGACGTCCGCGCCGACGTGATCGAGCCGTCCGGCGCGACCGTCGCGGCGCAGCTGCGCGCGCTCGGCTGGAAGGCGCCAAAGTCCGGCGAGGGCTTCGCCGCCGGCCAGCCGCAGTACGTCTTCCAGGTCCCGCTGGCCGGCCGTAGCCAGGACGACCTGCTCAAGGGCATGAACCAGCTCTGGCGCCGCAACATCAAGAAGGCCGACAAGCTCGGCGTCGAGGTCACCCTCGGCACACCGGAGGACCTGAAGGCCTTCCACCAGCTGTACGTCGAGACCGCCGAGCGTGACCACTTCACGCCGCGGCCGCTGCCGTACTTCGTCAAGATGCAGGCGGCGATGGCCAACCAGCCAGCCGACGTCTGCGACTTCCGGCTCTACAACGCCTACCACGAGGGGGACCTGGTCGCCTCGACGATCTGGGTCCGGGTCGGCGGTCATTCCTGGTACTCCTACGGAGCCAGCTCGACCGCCAAGCGGGACGTCCGTGGATCGAACGCGATCCAGTGGCGGATGATGTCGGACGCGCTCTCCGCGGGCGCGACCGTGTACGACCTACGGGGCATCACCGACACCTTGGACCCGAACGACTCGCACGTCGGGTTGATCCAGTTCAAGGTCGGCACCGGCGGCGAGGCCGTCGAGTACGTCGGTGAGTGGGATCTGCCGTTGAACAAGGCGCTCTACACCGCATTCGACCTCTACATGAGACGGCGTTGA
- a CDS encoding alanine racemase, translated as MPLILHIDSDRWRDHLRSTWNADIIPVAKGNGYGVGNPRLLAEARALGAKTVAVGTYTEVPPDSKDDVVVLSPWRSFLDVPQGKNVIHTVSRLADLVSIPAGSRVLIEVQTSMRRHGIGARELRHTMLLNALDRIKFEGWSLHFPMGAGGTSANIREAAELGKQARAVRQGPLWVSHVPAQKLADIGENVKLRMGTGLWLGDRGAFTVRATVLDVHSVRRGERVGYRQRRVTGDGHILVVSGGTAHGVGLEAPTAAASVRQRAIAVAKGSLDAAGMALSPFTIEGKQRWFAEPPHMQASMLFLPSSVAPPAVGDEVGVDVRYTTTIFDKVSMD; from the coding sequence ATGCCCCTGATCCTGCACATCGACTCCGATCGATGGCGCGACCATCTCCGTTCCACGTGGAACGCCGACATCATCCCGGTGGCCAAGGGCAACGGGTACGGCGTGGGCAACCCGCGGCTGCTGGCCGAGGCGCGGGCGCTCGGCGCGAAGACGGTCGCGGTCGGTACCTACACAGAGGTTCCGCCGGACTCCAAGGACGACGTCGTGGTGCTCTCGCCGTGGCGCTCGTTCCTCGACGTCCCGCAGGGCAAGAACGTCATCCACACGGTCAGCCGGCTGGCTGATCTGGTCTCGATCCCGGCCGGCAGCCGGGTGCTGATCGAGGTGCAGACCTCGATGCGCCGGCACGGGATCGGCGCCCGCGAGCTGCGCCACACGATGCTGCTGAACGCGCTCGACCGGATCAAGTTCGAGGGCTGGTCGCTGCACTTCCCGATGGGCGCCGGCGGTACGTCGGCCAACATCCGGGAGGCCGCCGAGCTGGGCAAGCAGGCGCGCGCCGTCCGGCAGGGTCCGTTGTGGGTGTCGCACGTGCCGGCGCAGAAGCTGGCCGACATCGGCGAGAACGTGAAGCTGCGGATGGGCACCGGCCTGTGGCTGGGCGACCGGGGCGCGTTCACCGTCCGCGCGACCGTGCTCGACGTGCACTCGGTACGACGCGGCGAGCGCGTCGGCTACCGCCAGCGCCGGGTGACGGGCGACGGCCACATCCTGGTGGTGTCCGGCGGGACGGCGCACGGCGTCGGCCTGGAGGCGCCGACCGCGGCCGCCAGCGTCCGCCAGCGCGCGATCGCGGTGGCCAAGGGCAGCCTGGACGCGGCCGGGATGGCGCTGTCGCCGTTCACGATCGAGGGCAAGCAGCGCTGGTTCGCCGAGCCGCCGCACATGCAGGCGAGCATGCTGTTCCTGCCGTCCTCGGTGGCGCCGCCGGCCGTCGGCGACGAGGTCGGCGTCGACGTCCGCTACACGACCACGATCTTCGACAAGGTCTCGATGGACTGA
- a CDS encoding methyltransferase domain-containing protein, with product MAELTFLDRIEQTPGAVELRAESYRLLDLAPGQTLVDVACGCGHAAAELIDAGLKTIGVDNDPAAIAVASARLPSAMFHVARSDELPLADGSVDGYRAARLFHLLDDPLPTLTEAYRVLRPGGRAVLAGQDYGFLLVDSSDQDLTDVILLGLESRSVAPRAARSFRDWLLDTGFHDPEVVVHNQVVTGHDVMVQQLEMAADAAVDRALITRDDADGWLAEQNDRARRDRFLAVLPTLLVVATR from the coding sequence ATGGCTGAACTGACTTTCCTGGACCGGATCGAGCAGACGCCCGGTGCGGTCGAACTGCGGGCCGAGTCCTACCGCTTGCTGGACCTCGCCCCGGGCCAGACGCTGGTCGACGTCGCCTGCGGCTGCGGCCATGCGGCCGCCGAGCTGATCGACGCGGGCCTCAAGACGATCGGGGTCGACAACGACCCGGCCGCGATCGCCGTCGCCTCGGCGCGGCTGCCGAGCGCAATGTTTCACGTGGCACGCTCCGACGAGCTGCCGCTGGCGGATGGATCCGTCGACGGCTACCGCGCGGCCCGGCTGTTCCACCTGCTCGACGACCCGCTGCCGACGCTGACCGAGGCGTACCGGGTCCTGCGGCCTGGCGGGCGAGCAGTGCTCGCCGGGCAGGACTACGGGTTCCTGCTGGTCGACAGCAGCGACCAGGACCTGACCGATGTGATCCTGCTCGGGCTGGAGTCGCGGTCGGTCGCGCCGCGGGCCGCCCGGAGCTTCCGCGACTGGCTGCTCGACACCGGGTTCCACGACCCGGAGGTGGTTGTCCACAACCAGGTCGTCACCGGCCACGACGTCATGGTCCAGCAGCTGGAGATGGCCGCCGACGCGGCCGTCGACCGGGCGTTGATCACGCGGGACGACGCCGACGGGTGGCTGGCCGAGCAGAACGACCGGGCCCGGCGCGACCGGTTCCTCGCCGTACTGCCGACGCTGCTGGTCGTCGCGACCCGGTGA